From a single Sinomonas atrocyanea genomic region:
- a CDS encoding ABC transporter ATP-binding protein translates to MSAVLEIEGLSAHVGGQQVVEDVGFAVPDRGVTALLGRNGVGKTSTLKAVLGLIGRRGRVTLAGERIDGQPTHRIVQLGVGYVPEDREVFSKLTVQENLQLSVRGRGSKERRDLVADLFPDLVRRSQQAAGTLSGGQQQMVSLARALLNENRILLVDEPTKGLAPKVVQEVAVALEAAAETVPILLVEQNLAVVRRLAAGAVVLSGGRVVHRTDDARALLDDEPLTRRLLGVGGDAREAAR, encoded by the coding sequence ATGAGCGCCGTGCTCGAGATCGAGGGGCTCTCGGCCCACGTGGGCGGACAGCAGGTGGTCGAGGACGTGGGGTTCGCCGTCCCCGACCGGGGCGTGACGGCCCTGCTGGGCCGCAACGGCGTGGGCAAGACGAGCACCCTCAAGGCCGTCCTCGGCCTCATCGGCCGCCGAGGGCGGGTCACCCTGGCCGGCGAGCGGATCGACGGGCAGCCGACCCACCGGATCGTCCAGCTCGGGGTGGGCTACGTGCCCGAGGACCGCGAGGTGTTCTCCAAGCTCACCGTGCAGGAGAACCTCCAGCTCTCGGTCCGCGGGCGCGGCTCGAAGGAGCGCCGGGACCTCGTCGCGGACCTGTTCCCCGACCTGGTCCGCCGGTCCCAGCAGGCGGCCGGGACGCTCTCGGGCGGCCAGCAGCAGATGGTCTCGCTGGCCCGGGCCCTGCTGAACGAGAACCGGATCCTCCTCGTGGACGAGCCGACCAAGGGCCTCGCCCCCAAGGTCGTCCAGGAGGTCGCCGTCGCCCTCGAGGCCGCCGCCGAGACCGTCCCGATCCTGCTCGTGGAGCAGAACCTGGCGGTGGTCCGCCGGCTCGCCGCAGGGGCGGTCGTGCTCTCGGGCGGCCGGGTCGTGCACCGGACCGACGACGCCCGCGCGCTGCTCGACGACGAGCCGCTCACCCGGCGCCTGCTCGGCGTCGGCGGGGATGCCCGGGAGGCCGCCCGATGA
- a CDS encoding ABC transporter ATP-binding protein — protein MAAGPGRPALAVEGLGLAIGGASILSEVGFAVARGEMLGVIGPNGAGKTTLFNVLSGLARPTAGRVLLDGRDVTGLPVHRRAKAGLGRTFQTSSLFGALTVLENVRLAAQARLGGSLSVLAFPRTHDAATRRARERLAEVGLADKEGLRAQDLSHGDKRKVEIAMMLATDPSVVLLDEPMAGVGSGDVGALTEVIRGLHRDRGTTVLMVEHHMDVVLGLVDRVAVMHHGRLLAIGTPDAVMADDTVQAAYLGEPV, from the coding sequence GTGGCAGCGGGCCCGGGGCGTCCTGCCCTCGCGGTGGAGGGCCTCGGGCTCGCGATCGGGGGCGCGAGCATCCTCTCCGAGGTCGGCTTCGCCGTCGCCCGCGGGGAGATGCTCGGGGTGATCGGCCCCAACGGCGCGGGCAAGACCACCCTGTTCAACGTCCTCTCCGGCCTCGCCCGGCCCACCGCGGGCCGCGTGCTCCTCGACGGCCGGGACGTCACCGGCCTCCCGGTGCACCGGCGGGCCAAGGCCGGCCTGGGCCGCACGTTCCAGACGTCCAGCCTGTTCGGCGCCCTCACCGTGCTCGAGAACGTCCGCCTCGCCGCCCAGGCACGGCTCGGCGGCTCGCTCTCGGTCCTCGCCTTCCCGCGGACGCACGACGCCGCCACCCGCCGTGCGCGTGAGAGGCTCGCCGAGGTGGGGCTCGCCGACAAGGAGGGGCTGCGGGCGCAGGACCTCTCCCACGGAGACAAGAGGAAGGTGGAGATCGCGATGATGCTCGCGACCGACCCGAGCGTGGTCCTGCTCGACGAGCCCATGGCGGGCGTCGGCTCGGGGGACGTCGGCGCGCTGACCGAGGTGATCCGGGGCCTCCATCGTGACCGCGGGACCACCGTGCTCATGGTCGAGCACCACATGGACGTGGTCCTCGGGCTCGTAGACCGCGTCGCGGTGATGCACCACGGGCGGCTGCTGGCCATCGGCACCCCGGACGCCGTCATGGCCGACGACACCGTGCAGGCCGCGTACCTGGGGGAGCCCGTATGA
- a CDS encoding substrate-binding domain-containing protein: MKATTKFLLTASLATGLAATGCAPSTSSAASGSDSARTVNVGIVYSKTGPLAAYGAAYYQGLQAGIKYATGGTGKVGNATLNLTYQDDAGDPDKAVAEAKDLIGKDYKILAGTVASGVALKLAQQAEQNKVLYISGPAATDALQGVNKYTFRSGRQSLQDVATAGTFVDNLQGKKIVVFAQNNAFGQGNVAAVKAVLGAKGATVQQVLVPEDATEFTPFARQIIDAKPAMTFVAWAGATSGAMWQSLSQQGVFDAAPVVTGLGDASTFSAYGAASGKISFLSHYFPGAGGNNAVEQEMVKDVEAAGAKPDLFTPDGFVAGQMIVQAVKAGANVDDMVKGLEGYSFDGPKGKESVRASDHVLVQPMYQAKLVQKDGAWTPQLVKTVPAEAVAPAEKKG; encoded by the coding sequence GTGAAGGCAACGACGAAGTTCCTCCTCACCGCCTCCCTGGCCACAGGTCTCGCCGCGACGGGCTGCGCCCCGAGCACGTCCAGCGCCGCCAGCGGCTCGGACTCGGCGCGCACGGTCAACGTCGGCATCGTCTACTCGAAGACCGGCCCCCTCGCCGCCTACGGCGCGGCGTACTACCAGGGCCTCCAGGCCGGGATCAAGTACGCGACGGGCGGCACCGGCAAGGTGGGCAACGCGACCCTGAACCTGACCTACCAGGATGACGCGGGCGATCCGGACAAGGCCGTCGCCGAGGCCAAGGACCTCATCGGCAAGGACTACAAGATCCTCGCCGGCACGGTCGCCTCCGGCGTCGCCCTCAAGCTGGCCCAGCAGGCGGAGCAGAACAAGGTCCTCTACATCTCCGGGCCCGCGGCCACCGACGCGCTCCAGGGCGTCAACAAGTACACGTTCCGCTCCGGGCGCCAGTCGCTCCAGGACGTGGCCACCGCGGGCACCTTCGTGGACAACCTCCAGGGCAAGAAGATCGTGGTCTTCGCCCAGAACAACGCCTTCGGCCAGGGCAACGTCGCGGCCGTCAAGGCGGTCCTGGGCGCCAAGGGCGCCACCGTGCAGCAGGTCCTCGTGCCCGAGGACGCCACCGAGTTCACCCCGTTCGCGCGCCAGATCATCGACGCCAAGCCCGCGATGACCTTCGTTGCGTGGGCCGGCGCCACGAGCGGGGCCATGTGGCAGTCGCTGAGCCAGCAGGGCGTCTTCGACGCCGCCCCCGTCGTCACCGGCCTCGGCGACGCCTCCACCTTCTCCGCCTACGGCGCGGCGAGCGGCAAGATCAGCTTCCTCAGCCACTACTTCCCGGGCGCCGGCGGCAACAACGCGGTCGAGCAGGAGATGGTCAAGGACGTCGAGGCCGCCGGGGCCAAGCCCGACCTCTTCACCCCCGACGGCTTCGTGGCCGGCCAGATGATCGTCCAGGCCGTCAAGGCCGGGGCGAACGTCGACGACATGGTCAAGGGCCTCGAGGGCTACTCGTTCGACGGCCCCAAGGGCAAGGAGAGCGTCCGCGCCTCCGACCACGTGCTCGTCCAGCCGATGTACCAGGCCAAGCTCGTCCAGAAGGACGGCGCCTGGACGCCGCAGCTGGTCAAGACCGTCCCGGCCGAGGCCGTGGCCCCGGCCGAGAAGAAGGGCTGA
- the prfB gene encoding peptide chain release factor 2 produces the protein MADIDFPAEIRALRATHASIEQVTDVDSLRAEIAELSEAAGVPDLWDDPSKAQQVTSRLSHRQSELERVEKLGERIDDLEVLVELAKEEGDAETLAEASKELGSISRALEDLEVVTLLNGEYDEREAVVTIRAGAGGVDAADFAEMLMRMYLRWAERRGYSTKVMDTSYAEEAGLKSATFEVNAPYAYGTLSVEAGTHRLVRISPFDNQGRRQTSFAAVEVIPLIEQTDHIDIPDNEIRVDVFRSSGPGGQSVNTTDSAVRLTHIPTGLVVSMQNEKSQIQNRAAAMRVLQSRLLLLKKEQEDAEKKALAGDVKASWGDQMRSYVLNPYQMVKDLRTDHEVGNTAAVLDGDIDDFIDAGIRWRAGQRQHAES, from the coding sequence ATGGCTGACATCGACTTTCCCGCAGAGATCCGCGCCCTCCGGGCCACCCACGCCTCCATCGAGCAGGTCACGGACGTCGACTCGCTGCGGGCCGAGATCGCCGAGCTGAGCGAGGCCGCCGGCGTCCCGGACCTGTGGGACGACCCCTCGAAGGCCCAGCAGGTCACGTCCAGGCTGTCCCACCGGCAGTCGGAGCTCGAGCGGGTCGAGAAGCTCGGGGAGCGCATCGACGACCTCGAGGTCCTCGTAGAGCTGGCCAAGGAAGAGGGCGACGCCGAGACCCTTGCCGAGGCGTCCAAGGAGCTCGGCTCGATCAGCAGGGCCCTCGAGGACCTCGAGGTCGTCACGCTCCTCAACGGCGAGTACGACGAGCGCGAGGCCGTCGTGACGATCCGCGCCGGCGCGGGCGGCGTCGATGCGGCTGACTTCGCCGAGATGCTCATGCGCATGTACCTCCGCTGGGCCGAGCGGCGCGGCTACTCGACCAAGGTCATGGACACCTCCTACGCGGAAGAGGCCGGCCTCAAGTCCGCCACCTTCGAGGTCAACGCCCCGTACGCCTACGGCACGCTCTCGGTCGAGGCCGGCACGCACCGCCTCGTGAGGATCAGCCCCTTCGACAACCAGGGGCGCCGCCAGACGTCCTTCGCGGCCGTCGAGGTCATCCCCCTCATCGAGCAGACCGACCACATCGACATCCCGGACAACGAGATCCGGGTCGACGTCTTCAGGTCCTCGGGCCCGGGCGGCCAGTCCGTCAACACGACCGACTCGGCTGTGCGGCTCACGCACATCCCCACCGGCCTCGTGGTCTCGATGCAGAACGAGAAGTCCCAGATCCAGAACCGGGCCGCCGCCATGCGCGTCCTGCAGTCCCGGCTCCTGCTGCTGAAGAAGGAGCAGGAGGACGCCGAGAAGAAGGCCCTCGCCGGCGACGTCAAGGCGTCCTGGGGCGACCAGATGCGCTCGTACGTGCTCAACCCGTACCAGATGGTCAAGGACCTGCGCACGGACCACGAGGTCGGCAACACGGCCGCGGTCCTCGACGGCGACATCGACGACTTCATCGATGCCGGCATCCGCTGGCGCGCGGGGCAGCGCCAGCACGCCGAGAGCTAG
- a CDS encoding D-alanyl-D-alanine carboxypeptidase family protein yields MTTFLRRCAALIAAVLLAGALGASPAAALDDGGAISAAYQRLGGSAGRLGSPTDAGRCGLRDNGCVRHYQGGSIHYSPASGAHATWGGIEARWAGLGWEAGQLGYPLGEEHCGLRGGGCYQDFQGGKVYWSPASGANPVWGAILQRYATLGWETGHLGYAVGGEHCGLRGGGCYQDFQGGKVYWSPAFGTNPVWGAIGAYWASYGWENGPFGYPTSAEVCSGRCTQSFWGGQITWNPTAPMSYSLWDWNPLVAVNKRHPLSPLSYAPPSLSWVGTQLMRADAAAALRRMIGDAAAAGVQITTVSGYRSYSDQATLYASYVAWYGQAYADTISARPGFSEHQTGLAMDIGNPGADCGLQACFRDTPAGRFAAANAWRYGFIVRYPDGFQGITGYTFEPWHLRYVGTNAAAQMRSWGVPTLEQYFLMSAAPGY; encoded by the coding sequence ATGACCACTTTCCTCCGCAGGTGCGCGGCACTCATCGCCGCGGTCCTCCTCGCCGGCGCCCTCGGAGCCTCGCCCGCAGCCGCACTGGACGACGGCGGCGCCATCAGCGCCGCCTACCAGCGGCTCGGAGGCAGCGCCGGCCGGCTCGGGAGCCCCACCGATGCCGGGCGCTGCGGACTCAGGGACAACGGCTGCGTCCGTCACTATCAGGGCGGAAGCATCCACTACTCCCCGGCCAGCGGCGCCCACGCGACCTGGGGAGGCATCGAGGCGAGGTGGGCAGGGCTCGGGTGGGAGGCCGGCCAGCTCGGGTACCCCCTCGGCGAGGAGCACTGCGGGCTGCGCGGAGGCGGCTGCTACCAGGACTTCCAGGGCGGGAAGGTCTACTGGTCTCCCGCATCCGGGGCCAACCCGGTGTGGGGCGCCATCCTGCAGCGCTACGCGACGCTCGGCTGGGAGACCGGACACCTCGGCTACGCGGTCGGCGGAGAGCACTGCGGGCTGCGCGGAGGGGGCTGCTACCAGGACTTCCAGGGCGGGAAGGTCTACTGGTCCCCGGCCTTCGGAACGAACCCGGTGTGGGGAGCGATCGGCGCGTACTGGGCGTCGTACGGGTGGGAGAACGGGCCGTTCGGCTATCCGACCTCGGCCGAGGTGTGCTCGGGACGGTGCACGCAGAGCTTCTGGGGCGGCCAGATCACGTGGAATCCCACCGCGCCGATGTCGTACAGCCTGTGGGACTGGAACCCTCTCGTGGCGGTCAACAAGCGCCATCCCCTCAGCCCGCTCTCCTACGCACCGCCTTCCTTGAGCTGGGTCGGGACCCAGCTGATGCGTGCAGATGCGGCGGCCGCGCTCCGCAGGATGATCGGCGACGCCGCCGCGGCCGGGGTGCAGATCACGACCGTGAGCGGGTACCGCTCCTACAGCGACCAGGCGACGCTCTACGCCTCGTACGTGGCGTGGTACGGCCAAGCCTATGCCGACACGATCTCGGCGCGCCCAGGGTTCAGCGAGCACCAGACCGGGCTCGCCATGGACATCGGCAACCCCGGTGCCGACTGCGGCCTGCAGGCGTGCTTCCGCGACACCCCCGCGGGGAGGTTCGCAGCGGCCAATGCGTGGAGGTACGGGTTCATCGTCCGCTATCCCGACGGGTTCCAGGGGATCACCGGGTACACTTTCGAGCCCTGGCACCTGCGGTACGTGGGCACCAATGCCGCCGCCCAGATGCGCTCCTGGGGTGTGCCGACCCTCGAGCAGTACTTCCTGATGTCCGCTGCCCCCGGGTACTGA
- a CDS encoding pilus assembly protein TadG-related protein, producing MTGWAPAVVRCRRRRRAADESGQLTVLIIGFTALCLLVATTVIAVSAVHLEFKKLLSAADGAAVAAADSFTVADTAGEGPPAAVLAPERVRAVAASYLARDGSAARFEGLSVAAATGSPDGRTATVTLTAVARIPVVSVILPDGVPIRATSSARARLLR from the coding sequence ATGACCGGGTGGGCGCCCGCCGTCGTGCGCTGCAGGCGGCGCAGGCGTGCGGCAGACGAGTCCGGGCAGCTGACGGTGCTGATCATCGGGTTCACCGCGCTGTGCCTCCTCGTGGCCACCACCGTGATCGCAGTCTCGGCCGTGCACCTCGAGTTCAAGAAGCTGCTCTCGGCGGCCGACGGCGCCGCGGTGGCCGCCGCCGACAGCTTCACCGTCGCGGACACCGCCGGGGAGGGGCCGCCCGCTGCGGTGCTCGCACCGGAGAGGGTGCGGGCAGTGGCGGCGTCCTACCTCGCACGCGACGGCTCCGCGGCCCGGTTCGAAGGCCTGTCCGTGGCGGCAGCGACCGGGAGCCCGGACGGCCGCACGGCCACCGTGACGCTGACGGCCGTCGCGCGCATCCCGGTGGTCAGCGTCATCCTGCCCGACGGGGTCCCGATCCGGGCTACCTCGAGCGCGAGGGCGAGGCTGCTGAGATGA
- a CDS encoding TadE/TadG family type IV pilus assembly protein, which produces MAPALRGGAGDERGSAVADFVMVGGLLTALALAVVQLALVLHVRNVLVDAAASGARYGTLGDRTPADARQRATDLITGAVGAEYAARVTVGQSEDSGVRTLEVRVVAPIPVIGLIGPAGTMEVVGHAPLQ; this is translated from the coding sequence ATGGCCCCGGCCCTGCGCGGGGGCGCGGGCGACGAGCGCGGCTCCGCCGTGGCGGATTTCGTCATGGTCGGGGGACTGCTGACCGCCCTGGCGCTCGCCGTCGTCCAGCTTGCCCTCGTCCTCCATGTGCGCAACGTGCTCGTCGACGCTGCTGCCTCCGGTGCCCGGTACGGGACGCTCGGCGACCGGACGCCGGCCGACGCCCGGCAGCGCGCCACCGACCTCATCACGGGGGCGGTGGGAGCCGAGTACGCGGCGCGCGTCACAGTGGGGCAGTCCGAGGACTCGGGGGTGCGCACCCTCGAGGTGCGCGTGGTCGCGCCGATCCCCGTCATCGGCCTGATCGGGCCAGCCGGGACGATGGAGGTTGTGGGCCATGCGCCGCTGCAGTGA
- a CDS encoding type II secretion system F family protein, translating into MSATTALAVLAGATGGVGLWLAFVRLPVMRRTTFSERVAPQLRSAERRSRLLQDAEANVTPFGPLEQILRPLLHDAVGSLGRLNLGNAALARRLAQAGSPKNPVDFRAEQLLWAGASFVLATLGSAAAAFSGRLNALFAVLMVLAATAAGFMARDYLLGLAVSRRKQRILAEFPSVADMMALAVGAGETAAGALDRTARVSRGELAREFAAVLADTRSGTPLVGALEAMGDRVDLAPISRFVDGLVVAIERGTPLADVLRAQAQDVRDLAKRELMEAAGKKEIGMMVPLVFGVLPLTVVFAVYPGIAAITLDF; encoded by the coding sequence ATGAGCGCCACGACGGCGCTGGCCGTGCTCGCCGGCGCCACCGGCGGTGTGGGCCTCTGGCTGGCCTTCGTGCGGCTCCCGGTGATGCGGCGGACCACCTTCAGCGAACGGGTTGCACCCCAGCTGCGCTCGGCAGAGCGGCGTTCCCGCCTCCTGCAGGACGCCGAGGCGAACGTCACGCCGTTCGGGCCGCTCGAGCAGATCCTCCGCCCACTCCTGCACGACGCCGTGGGCTCGCTCGGCCGGCTGAACCTCGGAAATGCGGCCCTCGCCCGCCGGCTCGCGCAGGCAGGCTCGCCCAAGAACCCCGTCGACTTCAGGGCGGAGCAGCTCCTCTGGGCGGGCGCCAGCTTCGTGCTGGCCACCCTCGGATCGGCCGCCGCGGCGTTCTCCGGGAGGCTCAACGCCCTCTTCGCCGTCCTCATGGTCCTGGCGGCCACGGCCGCCGGGTTCATGGCGCGTGACTACCTTCTCGGCCTGGCCGTCAGCAGGCGCAAGCAGCGCATCCTCGCGGAGTTCCCCTCCGTCGCCGACATGATGGCCCTGGCCGTCGGCGCGGGGGAGACAGCGGCGGGAGCGCTGGACCGCACGGCACGGGTCTCCCGTGGCGAGCTCGCACGCGAGTTCGCGGCGGTGCTCGCCGACACCCGCTCGGGCACGCCACTTGTCGGGGCACTGGAGGCCATGGGCGACCGCGTGGACCTCGCCCCCATCTCGCGCTTCGTCGACGGCCTGGTCGTCGCGATCGAACGCGGCACACCACTGGCCGACGTCCTCCGCGCCCAGGCGCAGGACGTGCGCGACCTGGCCAAACGGGAACTCATGGAGGCCGCCGGGAAGAAGGAGATCGGGATGATGGTGCCCCTGGTCTTCGGAGTCCTTCCCCTGACCGTGGTCTTCGCGGTCTATCCGGGCATCGCCGCCATCACCCTGGACTTCTGA
- a CDS encoding type II secretion system F family protein has product MAAAVGLAGGIGLFLIWWSFWPLPVRSSEPKPPGRLRRLIAQAGLERVSPAGLVLSSAGLGGFVALAFFVVTAAAPVALCFGIFAAGLPVGLVRWQAKRRSAVLRELWPDVVDHLRSAIRAGLSLPEALMQLGYKGPEPLRGVFLDFAADYRSGGSFSLALDRLKDRLGDPVADRIVEALRLTREVGGSDLGRLLGTLSEFLRESARTRSELEARQSWTVNAARLAVAAPWIVLLLMSTRPEAMAAYARPTGLAVLIVGLGVSALCYRLMLRIAALPEEERVLR; this is encoded by the coding sequence ATGGCGGCGGCGGTGGGGCTCGCCGGCGGGATCGGCCTCTTCCTCATCTGGTGGTCGTTCTGGCCGCTGCCGGTCCGGTCGTCCGAGCCCAAGCCACCCGGACGGCTGCGGCGGCTCATCGCGCAGGCCGGCCTCGAACGGGTCTCGCCGGCAGGGCTCGTCCTCTCGAGCGCGGGGCTGGGCGGATTCGTGGCCCTGGCGTTCTTCGTGGTGACGGCTGCAGCCCCCGTGGCGCTGTGCTTCGGGATCTTCGCCGCCGGCCTGCCCGTGGGCCTCGTGCGCTGGCAGGCGAAGCGCCGCTCCGCGGTCCTGCGAGAGCTGTGGCCCGACGTCGTGGACCACCTCCGCTCCGCGATCCGTGCCGGCCTGTCGCTGCCCGAAGCGCTCATGCAGCTCGGCTACAAGGGTCCCGAGCCCCTCCGCGGCGTCTTCCTCGACTTCGCCGCGGACTACCGCTCGGGCGGCAGCTTTTCACTCGCGCTCGACCGGCTCAAGGACCGTCTGGGCGACCCGGTCGCGGACCGGATCGTCGAGGCGCTCCGGCTCACGCGCGAGGTCGGCGGCTCTGACCTCGGCCGACTGCTGGGAACCCTGTCCGAGTTCCTCCGGGAGAGTGCCCGGACCCGCAGCGAGCTCGAGGCGCGCCAGTCCTGGACGGTCAACGCCGCCCGCCTCGCGGTAGCGGCCCCGTGGATCGTGCTGCTGCTGATGTCGACGAGGCCCGAGGCCATGGCTGCCTATGCCCGGCCCACAGGACTCGCGGTGCTCATCGTCGGACTCGGGGTCTCCGCGCTGTGCTACCGGCTCATGCTCCGCATCGCGGCGCTTCCCGAAGAAGAGCGGGTGCTCCGATGA
- a CDS encoding CpaF family protein: MDALRMVEGEVRELIRLRGLDPLREAGEVRRLIDAAVVDYDERALLGAVPPLGPLDAARRALFDAVAGFGPLQPFLDDPTIEEIWLNAPHEVYVARDGESELTGTTLSDQEVRDLVERMLKSSGRRLDLSSPFVDAALPDGSRLHVVIPDVTRRHWAVNIRKFVVKASRLEHLVELGSLSHQAARFLSAAVAGGLNILVSGATQAGKTTMLNCLGAAIGSRERVVTVEEIFELQFPLRDVVGLQCRQPNLEGSGEIPLRRLVKEALRMRPDRLVVGEVREAESLDMLIALNSGLPGMCTIHANSAADAVTKLCTLPLLAGANISSSFVVPTVAACIDLVVHCGRQASGRRRVTEILAVGQRVEGGIIETSSVFALDADGVLRARPTGVPATEKFERAGIDVLQLLEAA, translated from the coding sequence GTGGATGCTCTGCGCATGGTCGAAGGGGAGGTCAGGGAGCTCATCAGGCTCCGCGGCCTCGATCCGCTGCGGGAGGCCGGCGAGGTCCGGCGCCTCATCGACGCGGCAGTGGTGGACTACGACGAGCGCGCGCTCCTCGGCGCGGTGCCGCCGCTCGGCCCGCTCGATGCCGCCCGGAGAGCGCTCTTCGACGCGGTCGCCGGCTTCGGCCCACTCCAGCCGTTCCTCGATGACCCGACCATCGAGGAGATCTGGCTCAACGCCCCGCACGAGGTCTATGTGGCCAGGGACGGCGAGTCCGAGCTCACCGGGACCACCCTCTCCGACCAGGAAGTGCGCGATCTGGTCGAACGGATGCTCAAGTCCTCGGGCCGGCGCCTCGACCTCTCCAGTCCCTTCGTCGACGCGGCGCTGCCCGACGGCTCGCGCCTGCACGTCGTCATCCCGGACGTGACCCGACGCCACTGGGCGGTGAACATCCGCAAATTCGTCGTGAAGGCGAGCCGGCTCGAACACCTCGTCGAGCTCGGCTCGCTCAGCCACCAGGCCGCCAGGTTCCTCTCGGCCGCCGTGGCCGGCGGCCTGAACATCCTCGTCTCGGGCGCCACCCAGGCAGGCAAGACGACCATGCTCAACTGTCTCGGCGCCGCGATTGGCTCGCGTGAGCGGGTGGTCACGGTCGAGGAGATCTTCGAGCTGCAGTTCCCGCTGCGCGACGTCGTCGGCCTCCAGTGCCGCCAGCCCAACCTCGAGGGCAGCGGCGAGATCCCGCTCCGTCGACTGGTCAAGGAGGCCCTGCGGATGCGGCCGGACCGGCTCGTCGTCGGCGAGGTCCGCGAGGCGGAGAGCCTCGACATGCTGATCGCCCTCAACTCGGGGCTGCCGGGCATGTGCACGATCCACGCCAACTCCGCGGCGGACGCGGTCACCAAGCTCTGCACCCTGCCGCTGCTCGCTGGGGCCAACATCTCGTCATCCTTCGTCGTGCCGACGGTCGCCGCCTGCATCGACCTTGTGGTGCACTGCGGCCGCCAGGCCAGCGGACGGCGTCGCGTCACCGAGATCCTCGCGGTGGGACAACGGGTCGAGGGCGGCATCATCGAGACGTCCTCCGTCTTCGCGCTCGACGCCGACGGCGTGCTGCGGGCGCGCCCCACCGGCGTCCCGGCCACCGAGAAGTTCGAGCGTGCGGGCATCGACGTGCTCCAGCTCCTGGAGGCCGCCTGA
- a CDS encoding sugar nucleotide-binding protein: protein MTAPGDGIEFSRQLAAHGTPIPGVVLFDLPVHGDSRGWFKENWQREKMAALGLPDFAPVQNNISFNAKAGTTRGIHAEPWDKFISVATGRVFGAWVDLREGPSFGTVFTAELDPSRAIFVPRGVGNAFQTLEDATAYTYLVNDHWSAAAQGEYTFLNLADETVAVPWPIPLERAELSEKDRAHPRLAEVTPMRPRKVLVLGADGQLGRALRAEYDGAAHVEFASRGEFDLADPASFRARNWKDYTAVINAAAYTRVDAAETPEGRRAAWAVNVGALTRLAQVAVGHGLTLVHVSSDYVFDGAEALHTEDEPFSPLGVYGQTKAAGDAVVSVVPRHYIVRTSWVIGEGRNFVATMADLARRGVEPSVVDDQIGRPTFTADLAAGIRHLLEDRAPYGTYNLTGAGPEASWADVAADVFAAAGTDPARVHRVSTTEYFTDRSAAPRPLRSTLDLAKIEATGFHPTPWTDRLRTYPLDERDGGDSR, encoded by the coding sequence GTGACCGCGCCGGGGGACGGCATCGAGTTCTCCAGGCAGCTCGCCGCGCACGGGACGCCGATCCCGGGCGTGGTGCTGTTCGACCTCCCGGTCCACGGGGACAGCCGGGGCTGGTTCAAGGAGAACTGGCAGCGGGAGAAGATGGCCGCCCTCGGGCTGCCCGACTTCGCCCCGGTGCAGAACAACATCTCCTTCAACGCCAAGGCCGGCACCACCCGCGGCATCCACGCCGAGCCATGGGACAAGTTCATCTCCGTGGCCACCGGGCGGGTCTTCGGCGCGTGGGTCGACCTGCGCGAAGGCCCGAGCTTCGGGACCGTCTTCACCGCCGAGCTCGACCCGTCCAGGGCCATCTTCGTCCCGCGCGGGGTCGGCAACGCCTTCCAGACCCTCGAGGACGCCACCGCCTACACCTACCTCGTCAACGACCACTGGTCCGCCGCCGCGCAGGGGGAGTACACCTTCCTCAACCTCGCCGACGAGACCGTCGCGGTCCCGTGGCCGATCCCGCTGGAGCGGGCCGAGCTGTCCGAGAAGGACCGGGCACACCCGCGCCTGGCCGAGGTCACGCCCATGCGGCCGCGCAAGGTCCTGGTCCTGGGAGCGGACGGCCAGCTCGGGCGGGCGCTGAGGGCGGAGTACGACGGCGCCGCGCACGTGGAGTTCGCCTCCCGGGGCGAGTTCGACCTCGCCGACCCGGCCTCCTTCCGCGCACGGAACTGGAAGGACTACACCGCGGTCATCAACGCCGCCGCCTACACCCGGGTCGACGCGGCCGAGACCCCCGAGGGCCGCCGCGCGGCCTGGGCCGTCAACGTCGGCGCGCTCACCCGGCTGGCACAGGTCGCCGTCGGGCACGGCCTGACCCTCGTCCACGTCTCCAGCGACTACGTCTTCGACGGCGCCGAGGCCCTCCACACCGAGGACGAGCCGTTCTCCCCCCTGGGCGTCTACGGGCAGACCAAGGCCGCCGGCGACGCCGTGGTCTCCGTCGTGCCCCGGCACTACATCGTGCGCACCTCATGGGTCATCGGCGAGGGCCGCAACTTCGTGGCCACCATGGCCGACCTCGCCCGCAGAGGCGTGGAGCCCTCCGTGGTGGACGACCAGATCGGACGGCCGACCTTCACCGCCGACCTCGCCGCCGGCATCCGCCACCTGCTCGAGGACCGCGCCCCCTACGGGACCTACAACCTCACCGGCGCCGGCCCCGAGGCCAGTTGGGCCGACGTCGCCGCGGACGTCTTCGCCGCCGCCGGCACCGATCCCGCCCGCGTCCACCGCGTCTCCACCACCGAGTACTTCACCGACAGGTCCGCCGCACCACGGCCCCTGCGCTCCACCCTGGACCTGGCCAAGATCGAGGCCACCGGCTTCCACCCCACCCCCTGGACCGACCGCCTCCGCACCTACCCGCTGGACGAGCGGGACGGAGGAGATTCCCGGTGA